A single region of the Duganella sp. BuS-21 genome encodes:
- a CDS encoding cyanophycinase — MTILVKAVRAFSLSLVAFCMQVSMAAEAPPQGKLLIAGGAVRADNTIIWQRMVQLAGGQGARIAVMPSAAGNPERSGANLAATLNKYGASAFVVPVAVRLKNSDYARAAEDETLARSIREAGGVYFAGGDQGYITKALVRPDGSRTAVLQAIWDVYNKGGVIGGSSAGAAIMSSTMYYEAKTVIGTLAAGVNDGRELAPGLGFVGTDVFVDQHLLARGRFARMLPAMLKKNYKLGLGIDENTAMVINAKREVEIIGYQGALLLDLTQAKTNGDIKEFNVTNARISYLDRGDRYNLVTGQYTPSADKAEGKLDPAKPFLNEQVYSADALGHNTVLVMMEKLINNTRSEAIGIATAPPGEPREDLGFEFKLIRDAASVGYESATSDAYTILNLRLDVRPLKITRPWYQ, encoded by the coding sequence ATGACGATTTTGGTAAAAGCGGTGCGCGCCTTCAGCCTCTCGCTGGTGGCTTTTTGCATGCAGGTTTCCATGGCGGCCGAAGCGCCGCCGCAGGGCAAGCTGCTGATCGCCGGCGGCGCGGTGCGCGCCGATAATACGATCATCTGGCAGCGCATGGTGCAGCTGGCCGGCGGGCAGGGGGCGCGCATCGCGGTGATGCCCAGCGCCGCCGGCAATCCCGAACGCTCCGGCGCCAACCTGGCCGCTACGCTGAATAAATACGGCGCCTCGGCCTTCGTGGTGCCGGTGGCGGTGCGGCTGAAAAATAGCGACTATGCGCGCGCCGCCGAAGATGAAACGCTGGCGCGCTCGATCCGCGAAGCGGGCGGCGTCTACTTCGCCGGCGGCGACCAGGGTTACATCACCAAGGCGCTGGTGCGGCCGGACGGCTCGCGCACCGCCGTGTTGCAGGCCATCTGGGACGTCTACAACAAGGGCGGCGTGATCGGCGGCAGCAGCGCCGGCGCCGCCATCATGAGCAGCACCATGTATTACGAAGCCAAGACCGTGATCGGCACGCTGGCCGCCGGCGTCAACGACGGCCGCGAACTGGCGCCGGGCCTGGGCTTCGTCGGCACCGACGTCTTCGTCGACCAGCACCTGCTGGCGCGCGGCCGCTTCGCCCGCATGCTGCCGGCCATGCTGAAGAAAAATTACAAGCTGGGACTGGGCATCGATGAAAACACGGCGATGGTGATCAACGCCAAGCGTGAAGTGGAAATCATCGGCTATCAGGGTGCGCTGCTGCTGGACCTGACGCAGGCCAAGACCAATGGCGACATCAAGGAATTCAACGTGACCAACGCCCGCATCAGCTATCTCGATCGCGGCGACCGGTATAACCTGGTCACCGGCCAGTACACGCCATCGGCCGACAAGGCGGAGGGCAAGCTCGATCCGGCCAAGCCGTTCCTGAATGAGCAGGTGTACTCGGCCGACGCGCTGGGCCACAACACCGTGCTGGTGATGATGGAGAAGCTGATCAACAACACGCGCAGCGAGGCGATCGGCATCGCCACCGCGCCGCCCGGCGAGCCGCGCGAGGACCTGGGCTTCGAGTTCAAGCTGATCCGCGACGCCGCCAGCGTTGGGTACGAATCTGCCACCTCGGACGCCTACACCATCCTGAACCTGCGACTGGA